In one Leptospiraceae bacterium genomic region, the following are encoded:
- a CDS encoding DUF433 domain-containing protein, whose amino-acid sequence MKELLKRITLDPEVCKGKPTIRKMRFTVTQLLELLAGGMTYDEILSDYHYLEKEDIFACLYYASRIADTKEVIPIAV is encoded by the coding sequence ATGAAAGAACTTTTAAAGAGAATTACTCTTGATCCGGAGGTCTGTAAAGGCAAGCCAACCATCCGCAAAATGAGATTTACAGTAACGCAACTTTTGGAACTTCTTGCCGGTGGTATGACGTATGATGAAATTTTATCGGATTATCATTATCTGGAAAAAGAGGATATTTTTGCCTGCTTATATTACGCTTCCCGTATTGCAGATACAAAAGAAGTCATTCCGATTGCTGTCTGA
- a CDS encoding DUF5615 family PIN-like protein, with translation MIFIAKDQDRIIATKDNDFLDNFLVNGAPPKVLFIQLGNISNKEY, from the coding sequence ATTATCTTCATAGCAAAAGATCAGGATAGAATCATTGCAACAAAAGATAATGATTTTTTAGATAATTTTTTAGTGAATGGAGCTCCACCAAAAGTTCTATTTATACAACTTGGTAATATCAGTAACAAAGAATACTGA